TGAATTAGCAACAACTCCTCATCCCAAAATTTTTGGAGATAAAATAAAAAACCTGTATATAACAGTTGATTTTTCTGAAAGTCAAATTGAGATGATAACTCCAATAGAAAATAGTGTGGAAAAAGCCTATGATTTTTTAAGAAATATTCATGAAATAGTTATAACTAATTTAAAAAATGAGTATCTATGGTCTCAAAGTGTACCACCAATTTTACCAGATGAAGAATTAATTCCAATTGGAAAATTTCCAGAAAATAAAGAGTTAGAAGAATATAGAAAGCTATTGAGTTTAAAATACGGAAGAAAAAAACAACTTTTGTCAGGAGTACATTTTAATTTTTCCTTTGACAATGAATTTTTAATAGAACTATATGAATTATCAGATAAAAAAATAACTTTTAAAGAGTTTAAAAATAATATTTATTTAAAAATATCTAGAAATTATTTTAAATATGGATGGATGATTATATATTTATTAGGTGCAAGCCCTGTTGTTCACGAAACTTATCTTGAAAAGTGTATAAATAAAATGAAAAAATTTACAGAGGATACATATTATTTTGAAGATTTAGTTTCTTTTAGAAATGGTAGTTGTGGCTATAGAAATGAAAAAGATTTCTTCGTAAACTATGAAAGTGTAGATAAATATGTTGAAAGTTTAGAAAATTTAATTGAAAAAGATAGTATTTCAAATGCCAAAGAGTATTACAGCCCTGTCAGATTAAAAACAAAAAATCCTAAAGATATACTAAAAGAGTTGAAAAATAATGGAATTGAATATTTAGAGTTTAGATCTATAGATTTAAATCCATTTTCAGAAATAGGTATAGAAAAACAAGATTTAGAATTTTTACATCTTTTTATACTTTTCTTATTTTTAAAAGATGATGAATCTTTTGATGAAAAAGATTATTTTACATATTTAAAAAATCAAGAAATACTTGCTAATAAAGGAAATTCAGATGAATTTAGATTAATCTGTTGTAAAGATAAAAATGTTTCTCCTAAAGAGTTTTCAATGGTTATTATAGATGAAATTGAAAAACATTTAAAAAATATAGGCGCTTTTACAAATAAAGATGATAAAACTTTACAATATCAAAAGAATAAAATTTTATCGAATACACTTTATTCAGATTTAATTTTAAAAGAAGTAAAGCAAAAAGGATTTATAAAATTCCATATGGATAAATCTAAATATTTTTTATATGAAATGGAAAAAATACCATATACTCTTAAAGGATTTGAAGATCTAGAACTTTCCACTCAAATTCTTTTAAAAGCAGCTATAAAAAATGGTGTTAAATTTGAAATTTTAGATAGAGATGAAAATTTTATCTCTTTGGAAAAAAATGGAAAGATAGAATATGTAAAACAAGCTACAAAAACTTCTTTAGATTCTTATGTTACAATGCTTATTATGGAAAATAAAGTTGTAACAAAAAAAGTTTTAGAAAAAAAAGGAATTATAGTTCCAGAAGGAAAAAATTATTTTAATATTGATGAAGCTAAAAGGGATTATAGAAAATATAGAGGGGGAATAGTGATAAAACCAAAATCTACAAATTTTGGTCTTGGAATTACAATATTTAAAGATAAATTTTCTAAAGAAGATTATGAAAAAGCTTTAGAAATAGCTTTTAAAGAGGATAATTCTATTCTTATTGAAAAATTTGTAAAAGGAAAAGAATATAGAATTCTTATTATTAATGACGAGGTAGCTGGTATTTTACATAGAGTTCCTGCTAATATAAAAGGTGATGGAATAAGAAGTATAAAAGAACTTGTAGCTAAAAAGAATTTAGATTCTTTAAGAGGTGTAGGCTACAAAACTCCTTTAGAAAAAATAAAATTAGAGGATCCTGAAAAGTTATTTCTAAAAGGTCAAGGATTAACTATAGAAGATATTCCTAAAAAAGATAATGTTATATACCTAAGAGAGAATTCAAATATAAGTACAGGTGGTGATAGCTTAGATTATACAGATGAAATCTTAGATATTTATAAGGAAATTGCTGTGAAAGCTTCAAAAGCTGTAGGAGCTAAGATTTGTGGAGTTGATATGATGATAGAAGATATTAATAATTCAAATCCAAATGAGAACTACTCTATTATAGAGTTAAATTTCAATCCAGCAATACACATACATTGTTATCCATACAAAGGAAAAAACAGAAATATTGGAGAAAAAATATTAAGTGCACTACAATACCTATAAATTATAAAAAATAAAAATAAGAATCTTTTTCTTGCTTTTAATTTTTTTATATGATATTATCTTTTTAATAAAAAAATAAAGGTAGAGGTTGCAAACAACAATAGTAAATTAATAGAGCCAGACAACGCTTTGAAATTAATTGAAAGGGAAGTTTGCCGAAATAAAAATTATGTCAAAAATTTTTATTGGGTATATAGATAAAATCTATATAACTGTCATTAGAAATTCTAATGTTGTGCTATCCTAAATTTGTAAATTAATTTTCTTATATAGACTATAGTGAAATTTTACAAAACTGCCATAATATTTTTATGGTAGTTTTTTTATTTAAATAAATTTTAAAACAATACAAACGGAGGAAGGTATGAAATATTTAGGGAGTATGAAAAATAAAGATGGGATTTTAGAAGTTGGTGGGGTTTTAACAACTCAATTAAAAAAAGACTTTGAAACACCGTTATATATATATGATTTAGAACTTATGGAAAAAAACATAAAAATACTAAAAGAAGGATTTTCTAGTGATAAATTTAGAACAACTGTTGTATATGCTTCAAAAGCTTATCTTTCAAAAGGAATAGTTCAAGTTATAGATAACTTTGGATTACATATTGATGCTGTTTCAGCAGGAGAACTTCATACAATTCTATCAACAGGAATTGATCATAAAAAAATTCATATGCATGGAAATAACAAATCTATGGAGGAAATAGAGTTATGTGTAGCTAATAATATAGGGAGTATTATCTTAGATAATAGATTTGAAGCAGATAAAGTTTCAGAAATTTGTAAAAAAATGGGGAAAAAAATGGATGTTATGCTGAGATTAAATATCGGAATAGATGCTCATACTCACGAATATATAAAAACTGCAAAACATACTTCTAAATTTGGAGAATCTATTTTTGCTGAAGATATAATATGTATTGTTAAAAATATAGTTGAAAAAAAAGAATTAAACTTTTTAGGATTTCACTGTCATATTGGTTCACAAATTTTTGATGAATTAGCTTTTTATGAAGGAATAGAAACTATGGTTAAATTTACAAAAGAAGTGTCTGAAAAATTAAATATTATAATACCTGAAATAAATATTGGTGGAGGATTTGGAGTTAGATATACAAAAGAAGATACAGATGTAAATTTAAAAAAATTAATGACAGACATTATAAGACATTTAGAAAAAACTTTAGAAGTTGAAAATTTAAAAATTGAAAATGTTTCAATTGAACCAGGACGTTCTATAGTGGCTCAGGCTGGAAGTACACTTTATACAGTTGGTGGAACAAAAGAAACTTTTGGTGGAGAAAAGTATGTATTTATAGATGGTGGAATGACTGATAATATAAGACCAGCCCTTTACAAAGCTGAATACGAAAGTGTTGTAGCTAATAAATTAAATGAAAATATCAAAGAAAAAGTTACTTTAGCTGGAAAGTGCTGTGAATCTGGAGATATTATTATAAAAGATACAGAGCTACAAAAATGTAATGAAAATGACCTTGTCCTTGTTAGTTGCACGGGTGCATATGGTCATTCTATGAGTAGCAATTATAATAAAGCTTTAAAACCTGCAGTAGTTTTTGTAAAACTTGGAAAAAGTTATCTCGTATCAAAAAGAGAAAGCTATGATGATTTAATAAAAAATGATTTGCTATTAGAAAATATATTTTAAGTAGACAATACTATAAACATTATAAAAATTAAAAAAATAGGAGAGATAAATTTTACCTCTCCTACAAATATTAATTATTTCCCCAAGTTTTTTTTAAAAATTGATCTCTTCCTGATCTATATCGATAGTATTTATATCTTAATGGATTTTTTTTTGAGTATTCTTGGTGATATTCTTCTGCTGGATAAAAATTCTTAAAAGGTAGAACAGCTACATTTATACTATTAAACTTTCCTTCTTTTTTTATTTTTTCTAATTCTTTTAAAATTTTCGTTTTTTCTGCTTTTGTCAAATAAAAAATTGCAGGAGAATATTGAAATCCCCTATCTACAAATTGCCCACCTTCATCTGTAGGATTTATTGTTTTCAAAAAATCATACATTAATTGTGAATAACTTATTAAAGAATTATCATATTCTATCATCACTCCTTCTCTATGTCCTGTAGTTCCACTTTCAACTTCTTTATAAGTTGGATTAGGAATATCTCCACCTAAATAACCTGAAGTCACTTTTATAACTCCAGGAATATTTTCAATATCATGCTCTGTACACCAAAAGCATCCTCCTGCTACATAAGATTTTTCTATTGAACCAAAAGAATAAACTGAAAATAAAAATAAATAGATTATAATTTTTTTAAGCATCATTTTCCTCCAACTAAAATTTTTAATTAATCTTTTTTACTGATAAGTATAGCTATTCCTTTTATCCTTATAGTTTTGAAATGCTTTAAAAGCATAGTCTTTTATTGAATATAAGTATTAGATATAATCGAATATATTTTGTATAATTGAAAGAAAAAATTATTGAGGTGTATTATAAAAATGATTTTATTAAAAACTTTTTTTATTTTCACTATTTTTTTTATTTCAAATGTTGAAGTATTTTCAGCTAATAATTTTTCAATTAATATTCAAGTTGGAAACAAAATTTTTAAAGGAACATTAGTTAATAATCCGTCAACAAGAGCTTTAATAAAGAAATTTCCTCTAAAAATAGTTATGAGTGATCTTTATAACAATGAAAAATATTATCATTTTTCAGAAACTTTTCCCACGAATCAAGAGCAAGTAGAAAATATTAAAATTGGTGATATCTTCTTATATCGCTCTAACTATTTAGTTATATTTTATGATAACTTTAAAACTTCATATAGTTACACTAAACTTGGTCAAGTGAATGATATTTCAGGTTTTAAGGAAGCTCTTGGAAAAAGAACTATTGAAACAATTTGGTCTTTTGATGCTCCTACCACTAAAATAAGGGATTTTACAGAAGTTATTGTAAATAAAAAACCAGGTATATTTTAAATGCCTGGTTTTACAAAAATATTAAAAATTATCTATACATTTTATAGGACATACTAATTGGCAAGCTCCACAATCCACACAAGCATTTTCATCTATAATTCTTTTACCATTTTCATTATTTGAAATACACCCAACTATACAACTTTGTTCGCACTTTCCACATCCGATACATTTTTCAATATCAATTCTTCTTGCCATAAAATCCCCCTTTTATAAAGTTTGTTTGCAAGATGTTACTGTTATTTCTAAAACTCTAGTTAAGAAAGAGAATTTCTCTTTCATCATATTAAATTCGTCTCCTTCTTTTAAAAATTTAGCTGTTCCCTCTAAAAGAAAACCAGTTCCCATATATCTATATCCCATTACTTCATGGCTTCCTAAAGTCAATTTTACATTAGAATTTTCATTTATATTCTTTTCGGTTTTTATCATAGCTGCAGCAGGTATTAAAATTTTATTTTCGTCCACAATAGTTATATAACTATTCCAAGTATTTGAAACATGTGCTCCTTCACTTCCGCAAGTAACAATGGAAACAACTCCTTCATGTTTTAAAACCTCTAAAAATTTTTCATTAAACATATTGTTCCTCCTACACTCTTTATTAGCGACATTTTCTATCGTTAATAAAGAGTATCATTTTTTTTATATTGTGTCAACAAAAATCTATTTTCTTGAATGAGTTAAATTTTAGTGATAAAATATAGCAGAATAAATTTTTTAAGGAGTGAAATTAATTATGAAAATGTCAGTTGGTGTGGAGTATGCTCTTCACTGTCTTTTATATATTGTAAAGCTTAAAGGTAAAGATTATGTAGGAATAAAGGATTTAGCAGAGTTTCAAGGAGTATCTGAATCATATCTTGCTAAAGTTTTTACAAAACTAGGAAAAGCTGGAATAACAAAGTCTGTTTCAGGTGTAAAAGGAGGATACGAATTAGCTAAAGATCCTGAAAATATATCTTTTTGGGATGTCGTTGAAGCTGTGGAAGGAAAAGAACCTCTTTTTCAATGCGCTGAGATTAGACAAAAAAATATTTTAATTGATCAAAATAATCTTCCTGATTCTTATACTAAGTGTCCGTGTTTTATAAAAGTGGTTATGCAAGAGGGGGAAGATGAAATGAAAAAATATCTTTCAAAGAAAACTTTAGCTTGGCTTTATAACGAGGTATATGGAAGAATTCTTCCTGCTGAAACAGAAAATAAAACGCATCAATGGTTTAAATCTAAAAGAGAAACAATTTAAAATAAAAATTATAGTTGAAAGGATTTATAATGTTTCTAACTCCAGAGGAAAAAATTAGTTATTTAAGAAAAAAATATAATATTACTCAAAACGAATTGAGTAGCACAGAGATAAAAAGACAATTTATCGGAATGATAGAAATTGGAAAAAGAAGTCTAACAAAAAATACAGCTGAAATTATTTCTAAAAATTTTAACGAAATTTTAAAGAAAAGAAAAGTTGAAGAAAAAATAACCGTTTCTTATCTACTTGAAACAAAAGAAGAACAAGCTCTAAAAAGATTGTATCAAATACTTGAAAATCCAAATGTGAGAAATGATATAGAAATAGAAATTTGCTTTTTAGAATTGAAAGATTTAAAAAGAAAAGAATTTAGTTTTTTATTAGGCGAGTTTTATTTTGATTTAAAAGAAATTAAGTTATCGAAAAAGTATTTTGAGATAGCATTATACTTATATAAATCACTTGAAAAAATAGAGATTCTTTTATATTTAACCAGAATTTATTATTATCTAAATCAATTTAAAAAGACTGTGGATTTAATAGAAAATCACGTATTTTCTTTTATAAAAAATCCTACTGATAATAATTTAAAAATTTTATATAACTATGGATATTCTTTATATAAAATTGATAAAATAGAAAAATCAGTTGAAATCTTAAAAAAACTTTCAAAGTTATGTGAAATTGAAGATTTGAATTTTAAAATACAAAATATATTAGCAGTTATTTATTATTTAAAGCTAAATAAGTATAAGCAAGCTATAAAAATATATCAAAATATTTTTACAAATTCAACTCAAGAAAATCAATTAGTTATTTACGGTAATTACTTGGAAATGTGGTTATCACTAAAAAAAGAAATCAAAATAGAAAAAGTTATAGAAGATGTACAAACTTTTTTAAAAAACTATCAAACATCTCCAGATCATCTTTTTAAAATATATATTTTAATTGGAAAATCATATATTACCTTAAATTTAGAAAAAGAAGCTTATATTTATTATATAAAAGCTTTAAATATTTTAAATAATAAGCTTACCCAAATTGAAAATAAATATGAAATATTGTTAGAAATACTAAATTTGCAAAGTCTTCAAGAAGAAGAAATAGATGTTATAATCAAAAATTTCTTTATATTATTTAAAGAAAAGCAAGATTATAAAATAGCAATTAAATTTATTAAAAAGATAAAATCAGAAACAAAAAAATTACAAATTTTAGAAAAATTAAATTAAGTTATACAAATCCATTTTGATAGAAAGTTATTAAAGTGGATTTTTTTATAGATTTAAAATTTTTCAAAAATATAAAAAAGCAACAAAAATTGTTGACATTTTTATTATAAATGATATTATTTATAATAAATGGAGGTTAATAATGATTATATCTTTAAAAGAAATTAATAAAACTAATTATAAAGAATGTATTAATTTAAAATTAACTTTAGAACAAGAAAGATATATCTCATCTAATTTATTATCTTTAGTACAAACTGTATATGAAGAGGATTTTTATTCTTTAGGTATTTATATAGATGATTTAATGGTAGGATTTATTTTATATGATTTTGATTTAAGCGTAGGTGGATGGTCTATGAGTAGATTTATGATTGATTACAAATATCAACATCAGGGGATCGGAGAAAGAGCATTAAAAAAGTTTATTAAATTTTTTAAGAACAAATATAACAGTGAAAAACTTTATACTAGTGTTGAAGTTAATAATTTAGTTGCTCTTAAATTATATGAGAAATTAGGATTTACAAAAGAAAAATATTTTGAGTATGAAAGTGATAGAAAAATTTATAAAGAAATTCAAATGAAGCTAATTTTTTAAAGAAAGAAATTTATAAAGATTGAACAGATTAAATAAAATGGGGAGGCAATTTATGTTTAAAGGAAAAAAAATAAGACTTAGAGCTTACAAATCAAATGAGGTTGAAAGAGTTTTAGAATTAATTGAAGAAGATGGTCTAAGAGACACTCTATCTGTTGCAGCTATTTTTCCACAGTCTTACGAAGCTCAAAAAAATTTTATGGATAAAAATTCTATTTCTAATGGAGAACTTTTTAATTTTGCAATTGAATCTCTTGAAACTAAGGAATATGTAGGTGGATGTGGAATAAATAATTTAGATCGAAAAAATAGTGTTGCTACAGT
This sequence is a window from Candidatus Cetobacterium colombiensis. Protein-coding genes within it:
- the gshAB gene encoding bifunctional glutamate--cysteine ligase GshA/glutathione synthetase GshB, which gives rise to MNEIEKIIKENSLGLDTKKGRFGIEKESVRVKENGELATTPHPKIFGDKIKNLYITVDFSESQIEMITPIENSVEKAYDFLRNIHEIVITNLKNEYLWSQSVPPILPDEELIPIGKFPENKELEEYRKLLSLKYGRKKQLLSGVHFNFSFDNEFLIELYELSDKKITFKEFKNNIYLKISRNYFKYGWMIIYLLGASPVVHETYLEKCINKMKKFTEDTYYFEDLVSFRNGSCGYRNEKDFFVNYESVDKYVESLENLIEKDSISNAKEYYSPVRLKTKNPKDILKELKNNGIEYLEFRSIDLNPFSEIGIEKQDLEFLHLFILFLFLKDDESFDEKDYFTYLKNQEILANKGNSDEFRLICCKDKNVSPKEFSMVIIDEIEKHLKNIGAFTNKDDKTLQYQKNKILSNTLYSDLILKEVKQKGFIKFHMDKSKYFLYEMEKIPYTLKGFEDLELSTQILLKAAIKNGVKFEILDRDENFISLEKNGKIEYVKQATKTSLDSYVTMLIMENKVVTKKVLEKKGIIVPEGKNYFNIDEAKRDYRKYRGGIVIKPKSTNFGLGITIFKDKFSKEDYEKALEIAFKEDNSILIEKFVKGKEYRILIINDEVAGILHRVPANIKGDGIRSIKELVAKKNLDSLRGVGYKTPLEKIKLEDPEKLFLKGQGLTIEDIPKKDNVIYLRENSNISTGGDSLDYTDEILDIYKEIAVKASKAVGAKICGVDMMIEDINNSNPNENYSIIELNFNPAIHIHCYPYKGKNRNIGEKILSALQYL
- the lysA gene encoding diaminopimelate decarboxylase: MKYLGSMKNKDGILEVGGVLTTQLKKDFETPLYIYDLELMEKNIKILKEGFSSDKFRTTVVYASKAYLSKGIVQVIDNFGLHIDAVSAGELHTILSTGIDHKKIHMHGNNKSMEEIELCVANNIGSIILDNRFEADKVSEICKKMGKKMDVMLRLNIGIDAHTHEYIKTAKHTSKFGESIFAEDIICIVKNIVEKKELNFLGFHCHIGSQIFDELAFYEGIETMVKFTKEVSEKLNIIIPEINIGGGFGVRYTKEDTDVNLKKLMTDIIRHLEKTLEVENLKIENVSIEPGRSIVAQAGSTLYTVGGTKETFGGEKYVFIDGGMTDNIRPALYKAEYESVVANKLNENIKEKVTLAGKCCESGDIIIKDTELQKCNENDLVLVSCTGAYGHSMSSNYNKALKPAVVFVKLGKSYLVSKRESYDDLIKNDLLLENIF
- the msrA gene encoding peptide-methionine (S)-S-oxide reductase MsrA, producing MLKKIIIYLFLFSVYSFGSIEKSYVAGGCFWCTEHDIENIPGVIKVTSGYLGGDIPNPTYKEVESGTTGHREGVMIEYDNSLISYSQLMYDFLKTINPTDEGGQFVDRGFQYSPAIFYLTKAEKTKILKELEKIKKEGKFNSINVAVLPFKNFYPAEEYHQEYSKKNPLRYKYYRYRSGRDQFLKKTWGNN
- a CDS encoding cyclophilin-like fold protein; this translates as MILLKTFFIFTIFFISNVEVFSANNFSINIQVGNKIFKGTLVNNPSTRALIKKFPLKIVMSDLYNNEKYYHFSETFPTNQEQVENIKIGDIFLYRSNYLVIFYDNFKTSYSYTKLGQVNDISGFKEALGKRTIETIWSFDAPTTKIRDFTEVIVNKKPGIF
- a CDS encoding 4Fe-4S binding protein; this translates as MARRIDIEKCIGCGKCEQSCIVGCISNNENGKRIIDENACVDCGACQLVCPIKCIDNF
- a CDS encoding pyridoxamine 5'-phosphate oxidase family protein codes for the protein MFNEKFLEVLKHEGVVSIVTCGSEGAHVSNTWNSYITIVDENKILIPAAAMIKTEKNINENSNVKLTLGSHEVMGYRYMGTGFLLEGTAKFLKEGDEFNMMKEKFSFLTRVLEITVTSCKQTL
- a CDS encoding RrF2 family transcriptional regulator, which encodes MKMSVGVEYALHCLLYIVKLKGKDYVGIKDLAEFQGVSESYLAKVFTKLGKAGITKSVSGVKGGYELAKDPENISFWDVVEAVEGKEPLFQCAEIRQKNILIDQNNLPDSYTKCPCFIKVVMQEGEDEMKKYLSKKTLAWLYNEVYGRILPAETENKTHQWFKSKRETI
- a CDS encoding GNAT family N-acetyltransferase, with the translated sequence MIISLKEINKTNYKECINLKLTLEQERYISSNLLSLVQTVYEEDFYSLGIYIDDLMVGFILYDFDLSVGGWSMSRFMIDYKYQHQGIGERALKKFIKFFKNKYNSEKLYTSVEVNNLVALKLYEKLGFTKEKYFEYESDRKIYKEIQMKLIF
- a CDS encoding GNAT family N-acetyltransferase, whose product is MFKGKKIRLRAYKSNEVERVLELIEEDGLRDTLSVAAIFPQSYEAQKNFMDKNSISNGELFNFAIESLETKEYVGGCGINNLDRKNSVATVGIWIGKKYQNKGFGSDALRVLCKFIFDEMNVHKIKLHYFEFNKNAKICYESVGFKEEGINRKELFRYGKYYDTLNMGLFRDELK